CCGTCGCCAAAAATGACAAACTCTTCACCATTCAATATCGCGGAGACCATCTTGTGAATGGCCATATCTGGTCTCTGTCCTGGTCCGTAAACAGTGAAATATCGGAGCGAGATTACCGGCGTTCCGTAGCTTTTATGATAAAGGTAACACAAATTTTCACCGGCCAGCTTGGTAACGCCATAGGGTGAGATAGGTCTTGGCGCAGCGGTTTCTTTCAATGGAAGTTCCGCATCACCATAAATGGAAGAGGAAGAGGCATAGATGAATTTTGTTAACTTTTCGCCTTTGTAGAATTCAAGCAACTTTTGCGTCGCCAAGATATTGTTCCGGACATAGATTTCAAATTTATCACCCCAGGAACCTCTTACCCCGGGCTGGGCGGCTTCGTGAAAAACACAATCGACCCGGGGGAATTCTTTCATGGCAAGGACATCGGCTTCAATAAACTCAAAATGCTTCTGCTTTAAGATACCGGCGATGTTTTCCCCCTTGATTTCTCTGGGGTAATAAGGGGCAAAGCAATCGATTCCCACCACCTCATAGCCCTCTTCCAGCAATCTCCCGGCAAGGTGAGAGCCGATAAATCCGGCGCAACCAGTGACCAATGCCTTCACGCTGTTATCTCCCGGTCCAAATTTACGCCTTTAAACCACTCGATTGTTCTCTTTAATCCGTCATGGAGTGAGATGCTCGGTTGCCACTGGAGCAGCTCCTGCGCCTTACTTATATCCGGCTGCCTTATCTTCGGCTCACCCTCAGGCAAGGAGCGGTTCTGTATATCACTCTCGCTGCCGGTAAGCTCCAGGATTTGGCGTGCCAGTGCCAGGATGGTTATTTCATCTGGATTCCCCAGGTTTATCGGCGTATTTATCTCTGATAGGGCAAGTTTGTAGATGCCTTCCACTAAATCCGAGATGTAGCAGAAACTTCTCGTCTGTGTACCGTCGCCAAATACGGTGAGCGGTTTCCCTTGAAGCGCCTGCGTGATGAAGGTTGGAACAGCCCGGCCGTCTTCTTTCTTCATCCGTGGACCATAAGTGTTAAAGATTCGGGCGATTTTGGTGTCGAGATGGAATTGGCGATGATAGGTCATGGTCAGCGCTTCAGCGAACCTTTTTGACTCATCGTACATCGAGCGAGGCCCGACCGGGTTGACATTTCCCCAGTACTCCTCTTTTTGTGGGTGTTCCAGTGGGTCTCCATAGACTTCCGATGTTGAAGCCAGCAGGAATTTGGCTTGCTTTTCCTTCGCCATCTCCAAAACATTTAGGGTGCCCAACGAACTGGCTTTCATGGTTTCTAACGGCAGTCTCTGATACTCCGGTGGGCTGGCGGGACTGGCCAGATGAAAGACGTAGTCGATATCGGATTTTATAGCTGAAACATCGGTGATATCCTGCGATATGAAGGCAAAGCCTTTATTCGGTATCAGGTGCTGTATATTACTCATCTCGCCGGTAAGCAGGTTATCCAGGCAAATTACTGAACATTGCCGGGCAAGCAGGAAATCGCAGAGATGAGAGCCGATGAATCCAGCGCCGCCGGTGACCAGTGCCTTCACCGCCCCACCCCCTGGTATATGAAACCCAATCGTTTCATTTCATCGGGGTCGAACATATTTCGGCCGTCAATAATGACCGGCTGATTAAGAAGCTCTTTAATTTTCTTGAGGTCCATTTCTTTAAATTCGTCCCACTCAGTCACCATAACCAGCGCATCACTGCCCTCCGCTACCTGATAGAGGTTCTGGCACAGCTCTATATCCGGGAAAATCTGCCTGATATTTTCCATCGCTTTTGGGTCATAGGCTTTTATTTTCACGCCTTCCTGTTGCAGCTGCCTGATTATTTTTATCGCGGGCGCCTCTCGAATATCATCGGTGTCTGGTTTAAAAGCCAGACCCAGTATCCCGATGGTTTTGCCGTTTAGATTCCACAGCAGCTCCTTTGCCTTTTTAGCTACCTGGCGGCATTGGTGTTCGTTTATTTTGTCCACTGCTCGCAGCAGTTCAAAATCATAACCGGCTTCTTCCGCTATCTTGATAAAGGCAAGCACATCCTTGGGCAGACAGTA
This DNA window, taken from Chloroflexota bacterium, encodes the following:
- a CDS encoding NAD-dependent epimerase/dehydratase family protein, whose protein sequence is MKALVTGCAGFIGSHLAGRLLEEGYEVVGIDCFAPYYPREIKGENIAGILKQKHFEFIEADVLAMKEFPRVDCVFHEAAQPGVRGSWGDKFEIYVRNNILATQKLLEFYKGEKLTKFIYASSSSIYGDAELPLKETAAPRPISPYGVTKLAGENLCYLYHKSYGTPVISLRYFTVYGPGQRPDMAIHKMVSAILNGEEFVIFGDGNQTRDFTYIDDVTEANILAARSEIQGKVFNIGGGSRISVNDLVKLISNLLNKEVKATYVEEQKGDVKNTWADIELTKKELGWQPQVEITEGLRRYIDSVVHIH
- a CDS encoding SDR family oxidoreductase, which produces MKALVTGGAGFIGSHLCDFLLARQCSVICLDNLLTGEMSNIQHLIPNKGFAFISQDITDVSAIKSDIDYVFHLASPASPPEYQRLPLETMKASSLGTLNVLEMAKEKQAKFLLASTSEVYGDPLEHPQKEEYWGNVNPVGPRSMYDESKRFAEALTMTYHRQFHLDTKIARIFNTYGPRMKKEDGRAVPTFITQALQGKPLTVFGDGTQTRSFCYISDLVEGIYKLALSEINTPINLGNPDEITILALARQILELTGSESDIQNRSLPEGEPKIRQPDISKAQELLQWQPSISLHDGLKRTIEWFKGVNLDREITA